From a region of the Carettochelys insculpta isolate YL-2023 chromosome 29, ASM3395843v1, whole genome shotgun sequence genome:
- the TESPA1 gene encoding protein TESPA1 isoform X2, translating into MEGASVLSPTSWEKRRAWARQSRCWRTTVLEEEAAMAMQDVPELQPPHLDDVFLEGSSSRKIETWLQDCGGSVEVLPEEPGLPAPFGCSSNGTSFEDDLTLGAEALLLPSNDKATDSKTLLEKPWPGRHLHLGHSMASSAISSGTNKTTSSLSEILEWCQEDAEEILYNLGFAQDEPLATARIPARFFTAPSQAKGINFQLFLKAQVRRLEMEDPCLTLASRFQQVEALAATADAFFCLYSYVSKTPLQKISPTQAFWTCPEIPSTWLVPMKAEAMSPVDRLKKAVSKMCLYISPRAESPRTAGGALRARSSSLGTVVQEVLERARGEWFRFDQTAVEGLEGATCEMPTRTAQGLQRVQRSIQQLSELAGDVAEHLCHGGGAAPPPPGEKGELCAAPALSRLQWAQHELPDGLVRACAEAAGCPGLQEKKDPGEAPMEMVPSRWEVSRDASCPSEGAGPDEHSSQAGSTVALWAHLALSPGTRCMASKAMGTATRGHPLPRSETGFALDLPRTPSQDDASSCAALGVAPTKGGLEACGEQAPSKQDSLPGGSSHTCGPWDAAHPQGQDTKAPGLAGLSVGEVPALWAADGGSGLHRPHWAPVLPLRQDDSFEMEEVQSTSEDESGTSESGAWLPTPVLARERRRFMLQAHSGQSDSSGFVEEPAPDLTPTPQLPDIASSKLCRTMGGPCGTGQAV; encoded by the exons ATGGAGGGCGCTTCAGTGCTGAGCCCCACATCCTGGGAAAAGCGCAGAGCATGGGCTCGGCAAAGCCGGTGCTGGCGCACCactgtgctggaggaggaggcagcGATGGCCATGCAGGATGTgcctgagctgcagccaccccaTCTGGATGACGTCTTCCTCGAAG gcagctcctccaggaagATTGAGACCTGGCTGCAAGACTGTGG GGGGTCTGTGGAGGTCCTGCCTGAGGAGCCTGGCCTGCCTGCCCCCTTTG GATGCAGCAGTAACGGGACCAGCTTTGAGGACGACTTGACACTTGGGGCAGAAG ctctgttgttacCCAGCAATGACAAAGCCACAGACAG CAAGACCCTGCTGGAGAAGCCCTGGCCAGGCCGGCACCTCCACCTTGGGCACAGCATGGCCTCCAGCGCCATCTCTAGTGGCACCAACAAGACTACCTCCAG CCTGTCCGAGATCCTGGAGTGGTGCCAGGAGGACGCGGAGGAGATTCTCTACAACTTGGGCTTTGCGCAGGACGAGCCTCTGGCTACAGCCCGGATCCCGGCCCGGTTCTTCACAGCACCTTCCCAAGCCAAAGGCATCAATTTCCAGCTTTTCCTGAAGGCCCAGGTGCGGCGCCTGGAGATGGAGGACCCCTGCCTCACCCTGGCCA GTCGGTTCCAGCAGGTGGAGGCGCTGGCTGCAACGGCAGATGCCTTCTTCTGTCTCTATTCCTACGTCTCCAAGACACCTCTGCAGAAGATCTCCCCCACCCAGGCATTCTGGACCTGCCCAGAAATCCCCAGCACCTGGCTGGTGCCCATGAAGGCTGAGGCGATGTCTCCCGTGGACCGTCTGAAGAAAGCCGTCTCCAAGATGTGCCTGTACATCTCGCCCCGAGCTGAGTCCCCACGGACAGCTGGTGGGGCTCTGCGTGcccggagcagcagcctgggcacagtggtgcaggaggtgctggagagAGCAAGGGGGGAGTGGTTCCGATTTGACCAGACAGCCGTAGAGGGCTTGGAAGGGGCAACCTGTGAGATGCCCACCAGGAcagcccagggcctgcagagAGTGCAGCGCTCCATCCAACAGCTGTCAGAGCTGGCCGGCGATGTTGCAGAGCATCTCTGTCACGGAGGCGGggcagccccacctcctccaggagAGAAAGGAGAGCTCTGCGCAGCACCAGCCCTGTCCAGACTGCAGTGGGCCCAGCACGAGCTACCTGATGGCCTAGTCAGGGCTTGTGCAGAGGCGGCAGGTTGTCCAGGactccaggagaagaaagaccCTGGAGAAGCCCCTATGGAGATGGTTCCTTCCAGATGGGAGGTCTCCAGGGACGCGTCCTGCCCGTCAGAGGGAGCTGGGCCTGACGAGCATAGTTCCCAGGCTGGAAGCACTGTGGCACTGTGGGCTCATCTCGCCCTGTCTCCTGGGACACGCTGCATGGCCAGCAAAGCCATGGGCACAGCAACGAGGGGCCACCCGCTGCCCAGAAGTGAGACCGGGTTTGCCTTAGACTTGCCAAGGACCCCAAGCCAGGATGACGCCAGCTCCtgcgcagccctgggggtggcccCGACGAAGGGCGGGCTGGAGGCCTGCGGAGAACAGGCACCAAGCAAACAAGACTCACTGCCTGGAGGGAGCTCCCACACATGTGGCCCCTGGGACGCTGCACATCCCCAAGGGCAGGACACCAAAGCCCCAGGGCTGGCGGGGCTCTCCGTGGGAGAGGTTCCTGCTCTCTGGGCAGCAGACGGGGGCTCCGGGCTCCACAGGCCCCATTGGGCACCAGTGCTGCCCCTCCGGCAGGATGACTCTTTTGAAATGGAAGAG GTGCAAAGCACCAGCGAGGATGAGAGTGGCACCTCTGAGTCAGGAGCCTGGCTGCCCACGCCCGTGTTGGCGAGAGAGCGGAGGC
- the TESPA1 gene encoding protein TESPA1 isoform X1, which produces MEGASVLSPTSWEKRRAWARQSRCWRTTVLEEEAAMAMQDVPELQPPHLDDVFLEAGSSSRKIETWLQDCGGSVEVLPEEPGLPAPFGCSSNGTSFEDDLTLGAEALLLPSNDKATDSKTLLEKPWPGRHLHLGHSMASSAISSGTNKTTSSLSEILEWCQEDAEEILYNLGFAQDEPLATARIPARFFTAPSQAKGINFQLFLKAQVRRLEMEDPCLTLASRFQQVEALAATADAFFCLYSYVSKTPLQKISPTQAFWTCPEIPSTWLVPMKAEAMSPVDRLKKAVSKMCLYISPRAESPRTAGGALRARSSSLGTVVQEVLERARGEWFRFDQTAVEGLEGATCEMPTRTAQGLQRVQRSIQQLSELAGDVAEHLCHGGGAAPPPPGEKGELCAAPALSRLQWAQHELPDGLVRACAEAAGCPGLQEKKDPGEAPMEMVPSRWEVSRDASCPSEGAGPDEHSSQAGSTVALWAHLALSPGTRCMASKAMGTATRGHPLPRSETGFALDLPRTPSQDDASSCAALGVAPTKGGLEACGEQAPSKQDSLPGGSSHTCGPWDAAHPQGQDTKAPGLAGLSVGEVPALWAADGGSGLHRPHWAPVLPLRQDDSFEMEEVQSTSEDESGTSESGAWLPTPVLARERRRFMLQAHSGQSDSSGFVEEPAPDLTPTPQLPDIASSKLCRTMGGPCGTGQAV; this is translated from the exons ATGGAGGGCGCTTCAGTGCTGAGCCCCACATCCTGGGAAAAGCGCAGAGCATGGGCTCGGCAAAGCCGGTGCTGGCGCACCactgtgctggaggaggaggcagcGATGGCCATGCAGGATGTgcctgagctgcagccaccccaTCTGGATGACGTCTTCCTCGAAG caggcagctcctccaggaagATTGAGACCTGGCTGCAAGACTGTGG GGGGTCTGTGGAGGTCCTGCCTGAGGAGCCTGGCCTGCCTGCCCCCTTTG GATGCAGCAGTAACGGGACCAGCTTTGAGGACGACTTGACACTTGGGGCAGAAG ctctgttgttacCCAGCAATGACAAAGCCACAGACAG CAAGACCCTGCTGGAGAAGCCCTGGCCAGGCCGGCACCTCCACCTTGGGCACAGCATGGCCTCCAGCGCCATCTCTAGTGGCACCAACAAGACTACCTCCAG CCTGTCCGAGATCCTGGAGTGGTGCCAGGAGGACGCGGAGGAGATTCTCTACAACTTGGGCTTTGCGCAGGACGAGCCTCTGGCTACAGCCCGGATCCCGGCCCGGTTCTTCACAGCACCTTCCCAAGCCAAAGGCATCAATTTCCAGCTTTTCCTGAAGGCCCAGGTGCGGCGCCTGGAGATGGAGGACCCCTGCCTCACCCTGGCCA GTCGGTTCCAGCAGGTGGAGGCGCTGGCTGCAACGGCAGATGCCTTCTTCTGTCTCTATTCCTACGTCTCCAAGACACCTCTGCAGAAGATCTCCCCCACCCAGGCATTCTGGACCTGCCCAGAAATCCCCAGCACCTGGCTGGTGCCCATGAAGGCTGAGGCGATGTCTCCCGTGGACCGTCTGAAGAAAGCCGTCTCCAAGATGTGCCTGTACATCTCGCCCCGAGCTGAGTCCCCACGGACAGCTGGTGGGGCTCTGCGTGcccggagcagcagcctgggcacagtggtgcaggaggtgctggagagAGCAAGGGGGGAGTGGTTCCGATTTGACCAGACAGCCGTAGAGGGCTTGGAAGGGGCAACCTGTGAGATGCCCACCAGGAcagcccagggcctgcagagAGTGCAGCGCTCCATCCAACAGCTGTCAGAGCTGGCCGGCGATGTTGCAGAGCATCTCTGTCACGGAGGCGGggcagccccacctcctccaggagAGAAAGGAGAGCTCTGCGCAGCACCAGCCCTGTCCAGACTGCAGTGGGCCCAGCACGAGCTACCTGATGGCCTAGTCAGGGCTTGTGCAGAGGCGGCAGGTTGTCCAGGactccaggagaagaaagaccCTGGAGAAGCCCCTATGGAGATGGTTCCTTCCAGATGGGAGGTCTCCAGGGACGCGTCCTGCCCGTCAGAGGGAGCTGGGCCTGACGAGCATAGTTCCCAGGCTGGAAGCACTGTGGCACTGTGGGCTCATCTCGCCCTGTCTCCTGGGACACGCTGCATGGCCAGCAAAGCCATGGGCACAGCAACGAGGGGCCACCCGCTGCCCAGAAGTGAGACCGGGTTTGCCTTAGACTTGCCAAGGACCCCAAGCCAGGATGACGCCAGCTCCtgcgcagccctgggggtggcccCGACGAAGGGCGGGCTGGAGGCCTGCGGAGAACAGGCACCAAGCAAACAAGACTCACTGCCTGGAGGGAGCTCCCACACATGTGGCCCCTGGGACGCTGCACATCCCCAAGGGCAGGACACCAAAGCCCCAGGGCTGGCGGGGCTCTCCGTGGGAGAGGTTCCTGCTCTCTGGGCAGCAGACGGGGGCTCCGGGCTCCACAGGCCCCATTGGGCACCAGTGCTGCCCCTCCGGCAGGATGACTCTTTTGAAATGGAAGAG GTGCAAAGCACCAGCGAGGATGAGAGTGGCACCTCTGAGTCAGGAGCCTGGCTGCCCACGCCCGTGTTGGCGAGAGAGCGGAGGC